The nucleotide sequence aacttaacactgtgcaacgaaccgtgaatatgaggtcacggttaaataaaacctgctcgactaacataaagatcataaaatatttccatacaccaaatatagttgacctatggcatatagcattagataaaaagaccaaaactcaaaaacttaactttgaccactgaaccatgaaaatgaggtcaaggtcacatgacatctgccagctagaatgtacactttacaatcattccatacaacaaatatagtagacctattgcatatagtatgagaaaaacagaccaaaacacaaaaatttaactataaccactgaaccatgaaaatgaggtcaaggtcagatgacacctgccagttgaacatgtacaccgtacagtccttccatacaccgaatgtactagccctattgcttatagtatctgagatatggacttgaccaccaaaacttaaccttgttcactgatccatgaaatgaggttgaggtcaagtgaaaactgtctgacagacacgaggaccttgcaaggtacacacatatcaaatatagttatcctattacttcattgtacttataataagagagaattcaacattacaaaaaaattgaacttgttttttcaagtggtcactgaaccatgaaaatgaggtcaaggacatttgacatgcgactgacggaaacttcataacatgaagcatctatatacaaagtatgaagcatccaggtcttccaccttctaaaatataaagcttttaagaagtgagctaacgccgccgccgtagccgctgccgccgccgccggatcaccatCCCTATGTCAaactttctgcaacaaaagttgcaggctcgaaaAAATCATTTAgcaatatttcagaaaataaaacaaggaAATGCATTATATTTTTCAACGTTTAGTTATAGTTCAAAAAGCCAAAATCTGtgcaaggatccggaaattttttcacctaatttcggttatttttcaaaaaacaatTGTCACAATCACATAACTGAGTATGCTCAAACTCGTAGCCTCAACGAGCTTGTTAAACTGTTGCATTGCATTTATTTCATGAATTTGcctaccattttcctaaaatcgTTAAAGAGTAATTAAGGAAAGCCATCAGTTTAAAAACGAAATGATTTTATTGACTCAAAATGATAAATTTCTCAGACATCGCCAATGTTTCTTTCGATTTTGAAGACAAAATTAAAACTGATGTTTTGCGAAATACTTAAACGATCAATTCCGGACTCATTTCctggattagttttgtttatcaaattcacaggaaatcatcggtattttaatttttttacctttGATAGTGTTTGAATATTAATGATAATAGTTGCACATGATTTATAGAGAATTTCGACATGCGTATTAATAGTAAACAAAGCATGTGTAttagaagtgaaaaaaaaaaactttttttctaagtaaattaaatcaaagttttaatttaattttaaatcagaattgtcattgtcttagctgaaaagtaattGAATAATGAACACAGTTGTtatggaattttaatttattcacAATTTAGTTCTGAGGTTGTGATCAATAGTCAGGTATGAATTAAAAAGATAGGTAGAGAGATTAGTGATCATAAGCTATATATTCCCCTGAGGCATATAAACAAaagttattaggagggccctcaggattataacactatACTGAAGTGGCAGTTTTATTACAGGAAAgggataacaaaacaaaaaactagtTCAAAATGGCGATTAAGAAAACCAATCTTAACGAAATGGCCAAATTTATTTctgcaaaaatataaaatttgacccAAATCCCAATCTGTCGTTTAGGACAAATGAATTTCTGAATTGGTCATGACTGGCATTTATGATTGTTTCCGGACCCTTGGTTGTGTGCATAATTTTACCAAAATCAGTGACATAGCCAATGTACTGTTCCTAGACCTTAACTTTTAATTGTCTACATTCTTTATCAATGTGTTGTATTTTGAagtgccaaaaataaaatattgtttgttttcccTCCCACGAACGACCCGGTAAAATCACTGcgaattttcaaaactttttttttgctatgttggtttttggtgatatctttccAATGCTGTAGTAAACAAGCGTTGGTTGTTTGTGATACCATTACGATGCTGTAGTCaaaaggaggtccctgtatactgtttttaacaccagaaaacttgctggggtgtacactgaatacagggaataccccacttttcttgacttgtgccttacctgttgaattttgtacaaattcaatatagaaccaggtgctccgcaaggTGCAGCTTTATTTGAACAcagaagtcgaaccctgaacagttgggccaagtatggacacaacattcaagcttgatacagctctgaatttggattgggatcaaatttttgacaaaatatgagtttctgacacaaaacaaatgtcaagatcttacaaatctattgcgcaatattgtgcaattaaagagttcttcttttaacttttcaaaaatttggaatttgagaaatttgaagaaaaaaaaaattgaaaacaattaccATTCCCCTTTTTTGCAactagtccaaaacctgacatttctttatatataatatacaagtagtGAAAGGGAGGTGAATCCGAATATACCCAACATTGTATCTGAAATGTTTTAGAaatacctcccttacactgcttttaaattgtctaaattgtccattgaccagaaattacaagtttttccccctttttgcccctaattcaaatacattttgagccataaccccccataGTCAATACTTACTATCTCTTCATGGTATAgaaacttgtggtttaatttcagagagattcatacacttaaacacaagttattgtttgaaaactacaaagatgattatttttggcccctttttcctaaactgttgggaccataacccccaaaatcaatcccaaccttcctttagtggtattgaaccttcttgtaaaaaattatagagatccatacacttaaacacaagttattgtctgttaactagaaaaatgcttctttttggacGTTTTTTGTACATATTTGGGAAAATTTACCCCAAATTGGATTCCAGCCTTTCCTGTgttatatggaaacttgtggtacaatgtcagagagatccatacagtcacacacaagttattgtcttgaaactagaaaaatgcttgtttttggcccctttttggcccttaattcctagactgtttgcccaataaccccttaaaataaatcccgaCCTTCTACTTACATGTATGtaattaaacattgtggtacaatttcagaacaattgaaatactaatacaatataatgttaaaattttattaatttctttttacttactcaaaagttattatccggaaacaatcTGTTTTCGGACGACACTGACGAAGACGACTCTGACaacgatgtgataccaatatacaaccaaaaattttttaattcaagaaatgaaataaaataatttgccttcctacctacccataccctgacAACCTCAGTCGGGGGAGgagaaacaaagatatttttaatgttggcctaaTTCACAACAATCATTATGTACAATCCATAATACTGTGAAGACAACCTATAAGACTTTTGAGTTTACCTGTAAACCTTTGACATCAGATTGTAGTTTACTGACTGTTGTTTCTGCTTGCACTGCTCTTttctgtagaaaaaaaatatactgtaaatttagacatttctgtgtacttttattttttgcagttgttaaaaaattaacaaaataggatttttttctcaCTATTTAGAGAAAATCCTGCCTAAATAAtgctataaaatattaaatgcatTATTTTGAAAACCAGAATTCACAGTATAGAACTTTGTAAGACTATTTTACAGCATAATAATTCCTTATTGGAACGATTTTAATAACTGTATATTAATCAAAAATTGATCATGTTTACTTTAGATTTTCAAATGAGATGTAAACGGGAAGTGACAAGTAGatgataaattcaaaattcaaattgaaaGGTCTGGTTTTACAGCTGTATTATTATAAATGATTACACTAAAGAGGTACCCACTAACATGAATGCTGCTGAAAatttactatacatgtacatgtatttatatacaaaaattacaaaaatttagaaTGCTCTGAGCTCCATCCATCAATAAAATTACTACCTCATTAATTCACCACCAGGAAAACTCCCCAAAAAATCAAAGTGTGTACACCAGATAAGGTGTACATCTTaaatgtaccaaaaaaatgtatttataaacattGTACAGCATTGTTAGACTCTGTTATCTTATAGAAACCTACTGTTGTAATAGTTAGATTTGCCTCTATCTGTTGAACCATATTCTCTAAAGCAGTATTCTCTTCTGCTTCTTTCTTCTGTAAGTCTTCCATATCTTTCTTCATCTTATGGCAtctgaaaaatcacaaataaaatcaaaccaaatgaaaacaagaggctgtcacaacgacagcaaaccggatttattaatatttatttgtgtcctggcaatatcacaagaaccattactgatgaatggtgaaagtgaaaatcgtcaatatcaaatttgagctccattttgtcatcagtatcaacatcttaaaatttgaaaagcttagattgaatggttcatgagtaaatgcaacaacgtgaattgaaacgccatttcacaatctttcaagaaccataactcctgaacggtaaaagtcaaaatcgtcattattgaacttgacctctaatttgccatcagtaacaacatataaaaatttcaaaagctttggttgaatggttcatgagaaaatgcacggacacgactggaaacaccatttttcaatctttcaagaaccataactcctgaactgtaaaagtcaaaatcgtcattattgaacttgacctctattttgtcatcagtaacaacatattaaaatttgggaagctttggtaaaacagttcatgcataaatgcacggacacgactggaaacaccatttttcaatctttcaagaaccacaactcctgaacggtaaaagtcaaaatcgtcattattgaacttgacctccattttgtcatcagtaacaacatattaaaatttgggaagcttaggtagaacagttcatgcgtaaatgcacggacacgactggaaactccatttttcaatttttcaagaaccataactcctgaacggtaaaagtcaaaatcgccattattgaacttgaccttcatttagttgtcagtaacaacatattaaaattttaaaagctttggttgaacggttcatgagttaatgcacggacaacatttgattgccgcccgcccgcccgcccgcccgcccgaccgcccgcccgcccgaccgcccgcccgccgtacatccccaaatcaataaccgacatttttgtcacaaaaatccggttaatgaTCTTACTGATCCTATACATACACGAGAAATCACATTAAAATGATTAACTTTAGTAAGAAATTATATCAATTATCACATGAAAACTACATAACCATTTCCATATGTTGTTTAGTACATGAAGAACAAATAAATGGGGAATTGTTCATGGGACAAAGATGATGCATatcatataatgttataaagggacataactgaagacaGTAGAAGTGAGGCTTCTCAAGTTTGTACTTGATCTGACTTTTGTGGTAATAGGTATTGTGTATAAgtctcataacatttggttgaggtgtacataagttagagaacagaaatttcagcagtttttatttttttattttaataaagggGCATGACTCATGAACTGGTCATAACTGTTATAGTGAGGCCACCAAAATTCTATTGTCTTTATTatgtagtaataagcattgtgtataagtttcataatatttggttgatgcaaattaaagttagagaacagaaaccaagtTTGGAACGTACAGACGTATGTACaaacagacaagggtaaaacttaagaTTGAAATCTTTTCAATTAGTATCATACCAAGCAAACATATAAGGGTACCGTACATATTCTGAAGTCTCATTctatgtctaaaataaaatgtattttggatttgttttattgttttgatgCAGCTCTTTTTCACAGAAAtataattttgtatgtttttttaaactcaGTTTGGTTTTAAATTCAAACATACAATCAGgaacatttcaaacattttagATCTGAAAAAATGTAATCTAGACACAACTTCAAATATCATTTTGTTCAGTACCTTTGTGACTCTGTGACAGCTTCTCTTCTGGCCTCTTCCAACTGTGTGCGTAACATGGAATTTTCTTCTCGTAACTATCAACAGAAATAAAGtttatttacagtataaatatatatttcatctaATTATTGGTAAGCAAGCAAGCAGCATTTCATTTAAACACAGTATTTTCATTGACTATTATTTTACTCTTTTGCTGGATGTGAAAATACTGAAGGAAAATGTATTTCAATCATGAGCCTTACAGACATTTCATAAAGGTAAATACACATTAAGCTGTCTAGATACAATTTTTGTAAGGTACTACTGTGTGTTGCTGttgaatattttaaagttttctgtTTCTTACTATTCAACTCATACATCTAGGTTTTCACTACATTGTAGTTATTTGGTATTACAAGCTGATCATGCTGATATATCTACCTTTGGTATCTTGACCTCTAATGGATCCTCTAAATCAGTTAAAGAtggaagtacattttgtacatatgtaATCAATCATAAAAATTATCAGTATATCTACCATGTACTCAGCTTTCTCTCGTTCTTAGTTCTAGTTCTCATCTTCATTTATTTGTACTCACCATTCTTAGTTCTAGTTCATAACCCCATTATTTATACTCACCCTTTTTAGTTTAGTTCATAACCCCCTTTATTTGTACTCACCCTTCTTAGTTCTAGATCATAATCCCCTATCTATTTGTACTCATTCATCTGAGTTCTAGTTTATAATCCCCATCTATTTGTACTCACCCATGGGCCATCTGAGTTCTAGTTCATAACCCCCTTTATTTGTACTCACCCTTTTTAGTTTAGTTCATAACCCCCTTTATTTGTACTAACCCTTCTAAGTTCTAAACCCCCTTTATTTGTACTCACCCTTCTAAGTTCTAGTTCATAATCCCCATTTACTTCTAAAGTAGAAATTCTATTGTCACCATGGTTACTATGATCAcagtctttttttaatattccGTCCGATAAAAAATCTGGCAACCTTGTGGTGCCTCCTGATACCATAGTAACTGGCTCAGAGTTCACATGATTGTCATTTTCAGCACTATATATATTTTCACCGGAATCTTCATTGTTATGTGAGTTTAACCCTGTGTTATTACTTGGCTGACTAGAAATGGCAAAGTCGGGAAGATTTAAGTCATGAGAATGATCACTAAAATGGTTCTGAACAAAATCAGGCAAATCACTGGCAAAGTCTGGAGCTACCCGAGGACTGCTATTGCCAATATTTTGAGTATTATTATATGTTTTTGGTCGAGCTCCTGCACTTGACGAGCTTCCAGATAAAAACTTCTTAAATGAAAATGGATTTGCATCtccatttttcttctttttaggTCTCTGATTACTGCTACTAGTATTTactgttttttctgtaatataacatgtgtattttgtatattggatAACAATCTAAACACATTTTGAAGtatgttaaataaataaaaagtatatgCTCAAAagaactac is from Mytilus galloprovincialis chromosome 6, xbMytGall1.hap1.1, whole genome shotgun sequence and encodes:
- the LOC143080795 gene encoding uncharacterized protein LOC143080795 — its product is MAEGGDENEDNPFSFKKFVVPKEAEQNKSEEDITPTHNGQVLDILPDIGDSSNKNRRKDRSTLVISDDEKTVNTSSSNQRPKKKKNGDANPFSFKKFLSGSSSSAGARPKTYNNTQNIGNSSPRVAPDFASDLPDFVQNHFSDHSHDLNLPDFAISSQPSNNTGLNSHNNEDSGENIYSAENDNHVNSEPVTMVSGGTTRLPDFLSDGILKKDCDHSNHGDNRISTLEVNGDYELELRRLREENSMLRTQLEEARREAVTESQRCHKMKKDMEDLQKKEAEENTALENMVQQIEANLTITTKRAVQAETTVSKLQSDVKGLQKLVTSLRSENDLLRSGDHGLAEIRERTKYSSEQLASAANTAEQSLKQLLQGVDQMKILAQVLSSIDKISEEPVEDQHTDGQNSKNKHKQNKKTDKDVT